A single region of the Elgaria multicarinata webbii isolate HBS135686 ecotype San Diego chromosome 14, rElgMul1.1.pri, whole genome shotgun sequence genome encodes:
- the UBA2 gene encoding SUMO-activating enzyme subunit 2 isoform X1, which yields MAAAAALRGELAQAVAGARLLVVGAGGIGCELLKDLVLTGFASIDVIDLDTIDVSNLNRQFLFQKKHVGRSKAQVAKESVLQFHPEANITAYHDSIMNPDYNVEFFRQFTLVMNALDNRAARNHVNRMCLAADVPLIESGTAGYLGQVTVIKKGVTECYECQPKPTQKTFPGCTIRNTPSEPIHCIVWAKYLFNQLFGEEDADQEVSPDRADPEAAWEPAEAEARARASNEDGDIKRVSTKQWAKSTGYDSVKLFTKLFKDDIRYLLTMDKLWRKRKPPMPLDWNEIQNQENSTSDPQNESSLGLKDQQVLDVKSCARLFSKSVETLRTQLAEKGDGAELIWDKDDPSAMDFVTSAANLRMHIFSMNMKSRFDIKSMAGNIIPAIATTNAIIAGLIVLEGLKILSGKIEQCRAIFLNKQPNPRKKLLVPCALDHPNPNCYVCASKPEVTVKLNVHKVTVLTLQDKIVKEKFNMVAPDVQIEDGKGTILISSEEGETEANNHRKLSEFGIRNGTRLQADDFLQDYTLLINVLHSEELEKDVEFEVVGDEVVGPKPSEQPTKNITNGSDDGAQPSTSTALQCPAATVPFPAQNEDDDDDEDVLIVETEEGSSSSADDTESKSRKRKLDEKEHAGTKRLRSELPAEEQDDVIALD from the exons atggcggcggcggcggcgctgcgcGGGGAGCTGGCCCAGGCCGTGGCTGGCGCgcggctgctggtggtgggggcCGGCGGGATCGGCTGCGAGCTGCTCAAGGACCTGGTGCTCACCGGCTTCGCCAGCATCGACGTG ATTGATCTGGATACCATTGATGTCAGTAATCTCAATAGGCAATTCTTGTTTCAAAAGAAGCATGTTGGAAGATCAAAAGCTCAG GTTGCCAAGGAAAGTGTGTTACAGTTTCATCCAGAAGCTAATATTACAGCTTACCATGACAGCATTATGAA CCCTGATTATAATGTGGAATTTTTTCGGCAGTTTACCCTAGTTATGAATGCGTTGGATAATAGAG CTGCCCGTAACCATGTGAACAGGATGTGTCTAGCTGCTGATGTCCCCCTTATCGAGAGTGGAACTGCAGGCTATCTTGGACAAGTAACTGTTATCAAAAAG gGAGTGACAGAGTGTTATGAATGTCAACCTAAGCCAACCCAGAAAACCTTTCCAGGATGTACCATTCGCAACACACCTTCTGAACCCATCCACTGCATTGTGTGGGCAAAGTATTTGTTCAA TCAATTGTTTGGAGAAGAAGATGCCGATCAAGAAGTGTCTCCTGACAGAGCTGATCCTGAAGCAGCTT GGGAgccagcagaagcagaagcccgaGCAAGAGCCTCCAATGAAGATGGTGACATTAAACGTGTTTCAACCAAGCAGTGGGCTAAATCCACGGGATACGATTCAGTTAAACTCTTCACTAAG CTTTTCAAAGATGACATTAGGTATCTGCTAACAATGGATAAACTCTGGAGGAAAAGGAAACCTCCAATGCCCCTGGACTGGAATGAAATACAAAATCAGG AGAACAGCACATCTGATCCACAGAATGAGTCTTCCTTGGGCCTAAAAGACCAACAGGTTCTAGATGTCAAGAGCTGTGCGCGCCTGTTTTCTAAGAGCGTAGAGACCCTGAGAACTCAGCTGGCAGAAAAAGGTGATGGAGCTGAGCTTATATGGGATAAG GATGACCCTTCTGCGATGGACTTTGTCACTTCTGCTGCAAATCTCAGGATGCATATCTTTAGTATGAATATGAAGAGCAGATTTGATATCAAAT CAATGGCAGGAAACATCATCCCAGCTATAGCTACCACTAATGCCATAATAGCTGGTCTGATAGTGCTGGAAGGTTTAAAGATCCTCTCAGGGAAAATTGAGCAGTGCAGAGCA ATCTTCCTTAATAAACAACCAAACCCAAGGAAGAAGCTCCTTGTCCCTTGTGCTTTGGACCACCCAAACCCTAACTGTTACGTGTGTGCAAGTAAGCCAGAGGTAACTGTGAAACTGAACGTTCACAAAGTCACCGTTTTGACACTGCAGGATAAG ATAGTGAAAGAAAAATTTAATATGGTAGCACCAGATGTCCAGATAGAAGACGGAAAGGGGACTATTCTCATCTCTTCCGAAGAAGGAGAAACTGAAG CAAATAACCACAGGAAGTTATCGGAATTTGGGATCCGAAATGGCACTCGGCTGCAAGCGGATGACTTTCTGCAGGATTATACCCTGCTGATCAATGTGCTGCACAG TGAAGAGCTTGAGAAAGATGTGGAGTTTGAAGTTGTTGGTGATGAAGTTGTCGGTCCCAAACCATCAGAGCAGCCCACTAAGAATATCACCAACGGGAGTGATGATGGGGCCCAGCCATCAACATCCACAG CATTACAGTGCCCTGCAGCGACTGTTCCTTTTCCAGCTCAAAAtgaagatgatgacgatgatgaagaTGTGCTGATTGTTGAGACCGAGGAAGGTTCTTCCAGCAGCGCTGATGACACAGAAAGTAAAAGCCGCAAGAGAAAGCTAGATGAGAAGGAACACGCTGGCACCAAAAGACTGCGCTCGGAGCTGCCAGCCGAAGAGCAAGACGATGTGATAGCGCTCGACTGA
- the UBA2 gene encoding SUMO-activating enzyme subunit 2 isoform X2: MAAAAALRGELAQAVAGARLLVVGAGGIGCELLKDLVLTGFASIDVIDLDTIDVSNLNRQFLFQKKHVGRSKAQVAKESVLQFHPEANITAYHDSIMNPDYNVEFFRQFTLVMNALDNRAARNHVNRMCLAADVPLIESGTAGYLGQVTVIKKGVTECYECQPKPTQKTFPGCTIRNTPSEPIHCIVWAKYLFNQLFGEEDADQEVSPDRADPEAAWEPAEAEARARASNEDGDIKRVSTKQWAKSTGYDSVKLFTKLFKDDIRYLLTMDKLWRKRKPPMPLDWNEIQNQENSTSDPQNESSLGLKDQQVLDVKSCARLFSKSVETLRTQLAEKGDGAELIWDKDDPSAMDFVTSAANLRMHIFSMNMKSRFDIKSMAGNIIPAIATTNAIIAGLIVLEGLKILSGKIEQCRAIFLNKQPNPRKKLLVPCALDHPNPNCYVCASKPEVTVKLNVHKVTVLTLQDKIVKEKFNMVAPDVQIEDGKGTILISSEEGETEANNHRKLSEFGIRNGTRLQADDFLQDYTLLINVLHSEELEKDVEFEVVGDEVVGPKPSEQPTKNITNGSDDGAQPSTSTAQNEDDDDDEDVLIVETEEGSSSSADDTESKSRKRKLDEKEHAGTKRLRSELPAEEQDDVIALD; the protein is encoded by the exons atggcggcggcggcggcgctgcgcGGGGAGCTGGCCCAGGCCGTGGCTGGCGCgcggctgctggtggtgggggcCGGCGGGATCGGCTGCGAGCTGCTCAAGGACCTGGTGCTCACCGGCTTCGCCAGCATCGACGTG ATTGATCTGGATACCATTGATGTCAGTAATCTCAATAGGCAATTCTTGTTTCAAAAGAAGCATGTTGGAAGATCAAAAGCTCAG GTTGCCAAGGAAAGTGTGTTACAGTTTCATCCAGAAGCTAATATTACAGCTTACCATGACAGCATTATGAA CCCTGATTATAATGTGGAATTTTTTCGGCAGTTTACCCTAGTTATGAATGCGTTGGATAATAGAG CTGCCCGTAACCATGTGAACAGGATGTGTCTAGCTGCTGATGTCCCCCTTATCGAGAGTGGAACTGCAGGCTATCTTGGACAAGTAACTGTTATCAAAAAG gGAGTGACAGAGTGTTATGAATGTCAACCTAAGCCAACCCAGAAAACCTTTCCAGGATGTACCATTCGCAACACACCTTCTGAACCCATCCACTGCATTGTGTGGGCAAAGTATTTGTTCAA TCAATTGTTTGGAGAAGAAGATGCCGATCAAGAAGTGTCTCCTGACAGAGCTGATCCTGAAGCAGCTT GGGAgccagcagaagcagaagcccgaGCAAGAGCCTCCAATGAAGATGGTGACATTAAACGTGTTTCAACCAAGCAGTGGGCTAAATCCACGGGATACGATTCAGTTAAACTCTTCACTAAG CTTTTCAAAGATGACATTAGGTATCTGCTAACAATGGATAAACTCTGGAGGAAAAGGAAACCTCCAATGCCCCTGGACTGGAATGAAATACAAAATCAGG AGAACAGCACATCTGATCCACAGAATGAGTCTTCCTTGGGCCTAAAAGACCAACAGGTTCTAGATGTCAAGAGCTGTGCGCGCCTGTTTTCTAAGAGCGTAGAGACCCTGAGAACTCAGCTGGCAGAAAAAGGTGATGGAGCTGAGCTTATATGGGATAAG GATGACCCTTCTGCGATGGACTTTGTCACTTCTGCTGCAAATCTCAGGATGCATATCTTTAGTATGAATATGAAGAGCAGATTTGATATCAAAT CAATGGCAGGAAACATCATCCCAGCTATAGCTACCACTAATGCCATAATAGCTGGTCTGATAGTGCTGGAAGGTTTAAAGATCCTCTCAGGGAAAATTGAGCAGTGCAGAGCA ATCTTCCTTAATAAACAACCAAACCCAAGGAAGAAGCTCCTTGTCCCTTGTGCTTTGGACCACCCAAACCCTAACTGTTACGTGTGTGCAAGTAAGCCAGAGGTAACTGTGAAACTGAACGTTCACAAAGTCACCGTTTTGACACTGCAGGATAAG ATAGTGAAAGAAAAATTTAATATGGTAGCACCAGATGTCCAGATAGAAGACGGAAAGGGGACTATTCTCATCTCTTCCGAAGAAGGAGAAACTGAAG CAAATAACCACAGGAAGTTATCGGAATTTGGGATCCGAAATGGCACTCGGCTGCAAGCGGATGACTTTCTGCAGGATTATACCCTGCTGATCAATGTGCTGCACAG TGAAGAGCTTGAGAAAGATGTGGAGTTTGAAGTTGTTGGTGATGAAGTTGTCGGTCCCAAACCATCAGAGCAGCCCACTAAGAATATCACCAACGGGAGTGATGATGGGGCCCAGCCATCAACATCCACAG CTCAAAAtgaagatgatgacgatgatgaagaTGTGCTGATTGTTGAGACCGAGGAAGGTTCTTCCAGCAGCGCTGATGACACAGAAAGTAAAAGCCGCAAGAGAAAGCTAGATGAGAAGGAACACGCTGGCACCAAAAGACTGCGCTCGGAGCTGCCAGCCGAAGAGCAAGACGATGTGATAGCGCTCGACTGA